A genomic region of Azoarcus sp. KH32C contains the following coding sequences:
- a CDS encoding glycosyltransferase family 4 protein, with amino-acid sequence MTRRYLVITELFLPTKGGTAVWFDEVYRRLGGKDIHIVTAAVPGAAEHDAMHPNSVHRLDLRRVPWLRPESLAMYGKLFVRSLALALRHRFDAVHAGRALPEGLIAWLVARLSWLPVTIYAHGEELTGWGRGNKYRVMCFALRHADQVIANSDFTRQALVDMGVRPERIAIVHPGVDTGRFRPGLPSDDLRAGLGLAPDARLLLSVGRLQRRKGFDSVIRCLPELVAAGLDVHYAIVGIGEDEAYLDDLARELGVSQRVHRLGHVPMDDLPRWYNASDLFVLANREIGGDTEGFGIVFIEAAACGKAAIAGRAGGTGSAVLDGVTGLRVDGESQPALCAAILDILRDDVRRAALGAAGLARARETLSWDAVAARTLALAGGGSLPQAEGKLSEN; translated from the coding sequence ATGACCCGGCGCTACCTCGTGATCACCGAACTGTTCCTGCCCACGAAGGGCGGCACCGCCGTGTGGTTCGACGAGGTCTACCGGCGTCTCGGCGGCAAGGACATCCACATCGTCACCGCTGCCGTACCCGGGGCGGCCGAACACGATGCGATGCATCCGAACAGTGTGCATCGGCTCGACCTGCGGCGCGTGCCGTGGCTGCGGCCGGAGTCGCTCGCGATGTACGGGAAGCTCTTCGTCCGGTCCCTGGCGCTTGCGCTGCGCCACCGCTTCGATGCCGTCCATGCCGGCCGGGCCCTGCCCGAAGGCTTGATCGCCTGGCTGGTCGCGCGCCTTTCCTGGCTTCCGGTGACGATCTACGCGCATGGCGAGGAGCTCACGGGCTGGGGGCGCGGCAACAAGTACCGGGTGATGTGCTTCGCCTTGCGCCATGCGGACCAGGTGATCGCGAACAGCGATTTCACGCGCCAGGCGCTCGTCGACATGGGCGTGCGGCCGGAACGCATCGCGATTGTCCATCCCGGTGTCGACACCGGCCGATTCCGCCCCGGCCTGCCGTCGGACGATCTTCGCGCCGGCCTCGGCCTCGCCCCGGATGCGCGGCTCCTGCTGTCGGTCGGGCGCCTGCAGCGTCGCAAGGGCTTCGACAGCGTGATCCGTTGCCTGCCGGAACTTGTCGCAGCGGGACTCGACGTGCATTACGCGATCGTGGGCATCGGCGAGGACGAGGCCTATCTCGACGATCTCGCTCGCGAACTCGGCGTTTCGCAGCGGGTGCATCGCCTCGGTCACGTCCCGATGGACGACTTGCCGCGCTGGTACAACGCCTCCGACCTGTTCGTACTCGCCAATCGCGAGATCGGCGGCGATACCGAAGGCTTCGGCATCGTCTTCATCGAGGCGGCCGCGTGCGGCAAGGCGGCGATTGCGGGGCGAGCCGGGGGAACCGGCTCGGCGGTCCTCGATGGCGTCACGGGGCTGCGCGTCGACGGCGAGTCGCAGCCGGCCTTGTGCGCGGCGATTCTGGACATCCTGCGCGACGACGTCCGCCGTGCGGCGCTTGGCGCGGCGGGGCTCGCCCGCGCACGCGAGACGCTGAGCTGGGACGCGGTCGCGGCGCGGACGCTGGCGCTGGCCGGTGGCGGCAGTCTGCCGCAGGCTGAGGGAAAACTGAGTGAGAACTGA
- a CDS encoding asparagine synthetase B: MNTRRILCGWVNLQERDEAPADILQAMFSAEGADAPANPLRLGQAGWGAIGPESSTMAHDTETGIVAMLLGRPIWTNPASAAQAAAQGHAAAAARRYAELGERLFDELQGNFSLAIYDLRQGRALLAIDRCGVERMCFARVGPLLVFSTSARAVAAHPAVKASLDHQSLYEYLYCHMVPSPGTAFGGVEKLLPAQRLLATAQRTTRHFYWAMRFAPDKQTPPEAQRETFRQLLRQAVERQVDELPVGAFLSGGTDSSTVTGLLGEVSGAPARTFSIGFDAEGFDELDYARVTARHFGADAAEFYVTPEHVAEALPLIASAYDEPFGNASAVPTYFCARIARERGVRAMLAGDGGDEFFGGNVRYAKQGVFERYQSLTPGLRQMLEPLVMNFPFGSAIMPVRKARSYIRQASVPLPDRLESYNFLHRDPLTDIFEPEFLAAVDTERPLAMMREAYFRTESAEPVDRMMHLDHKITLADNDLRKVSRMCEAAGVEVRFPFLDTDLVNFSGTLSVAQKVSGNRLRVFFKEALSDFLPGETITKSKHGFGLPFGLWLAQDGPLRSPATAALDGLSKRGIVRADYLRKLWQEHSSGHASYFGVMIWVLIQLELWLQRNDRPGAA, encoded by the coding sequence ATGAACACTCGACGAATCCTGTGCGGCTGGGTGAATTTGCAGGAAAGGGACGAAGCTCCCGCCGACATCCTGCAGGCGATGTTCTCCGCGGAAGGCGCCGATGCGCCGGCAAATCCGCTCAGGCTCGGGCAGGCCGGCTGGGGCGCCATCGGGCCGGAGTCCTCTACGATGGCCCACGATACGGAAACGGGCATCGTTGCGATGCTGCTCGGCCGGCCTATATGGACCAATCCGGCGAGTGCCGCGCAGGCTGCCGCTCAGGGACACGCGGCAGCCGCGGCGCGGCGCTACGCGGAGCTTGGCGAGCGTCTGTTCGACGAACTGCAGGGAAACTTCTCCCTCGCGATCTACGACCTGCGGCAAGGAAGGGCGCTTCTCGCCATCGACCGCTGCGGCGTCGAGCGCATGTGCTTCGCGCGGGTCGGTCCGCTGCTGGTCTTCTCCACGAGCGCACGCGCGGTCGCTGCCCATCCCGCCGTCAAAGCCTCGCTCGACCACCAGTCGCTCTACGAATACCTCTACTGCCACATGGTGCCGAGTCCCGGCACCGCATTCGGTGGCGTGGAGAAACTGCTGCCCGCCCAGCGCCTGCTCGCCACGGCACAGCGGACGACCCGTCATTTCTACTGGGCGATGCGATTCGCACCGGACAAGCAGACTCCGCCCGAGGCGCAACGCGAAACCTTCCGCCAGCTCCTGCGCCAGGCGGTCGAACGGCAGGTCGACGAACTGCCGGTCGGCGCCTTCCTGTCGGGCGGCACGGACAGCTCGACGGTCACCGGACTGCTGGGAGAGGTCAGCGGCGCGCCCGCCCGCACCTTCTCGATCGGATTCGACGCGGAAGGGTTCGACGAGCTCGACTATGCCCGCGTCACCGCGCGGCATTTCGGCGCCGACGCGGCCGAGTTCTACGTGACGCCGGAACACGTGGCCGAGGCGCTTCCCCTGATTGCGTCCGCCTACGACGAGCCCTTCGGCAATGCCTCTGCCGTACCCACCTACTTCTGCGCCCGGATTGCCCGCGAACGCGGCGTCCGTGCGATGCTGGCCGGCGACGGCGGCGATGAGTTCTTCGGCGGCAACGTCCGTTACGCCAAGCAGGGCGTGTTCGAGCGCTACCAGTCGCTCACGCCGGGGCTGCGCCAGATGCTGGAACCCCTGGTGATGAACTTTCCCTTCGGCTCCGCCATCATGCCGGTGCGCAAGGCCAGGAGCTACATCCGCCAGGCGAGCGTTCCGCTGCCCGACCGCCTCGAATCCTACAACTTCCTGCATCGCGACCCGCTCACCGACATCTTCGAGCCGGAATTCCTCGCCGCCGTCGACACCGAACGCCCGCTCGCGATGATGCGCGAAGCCTACTTCCGCACCGAGTCGGCCGAGCCGGTCGATCGCATGATGCACCTCGACCACAAGATCACGCTCGCCGACAACGACCTGCGCAAGGTCTCCCGCATGTGCGAGGCGGCAGGAGTCGAGGTCCGGTTTCCCTTCCTCGACACCGACCTCGTCAACTTTTCCGGCACCCTCTCGGTCGCCCAGAAGGTCAGCGGCAACCGCCTGCGCGTGTTCTTCAAGGAAGCTTTGAGCGACTTCCTGCCCGGAGAGACGATCACCAAGTCGAAACACGGCTTCGGCCTGCCTTTCGGCCTGTGGCTGGCCCAGGACGGCCCGCTCCGCTCGCCCGCCACCGCCGCACTGGACGGCCTCAGCAAGCGCGGCATCGTCCGGGCGGATTACTTGCGGAAGCTTTGGCAGGAACATTCGTCGGGTCATGCGAGCTATTTCGGCGTCATGATCTGGGTGCTGATCCAGCTCGAACTATGGCTGCAGCGGAATGATCGCCCGGGCGCGGCCTAG
- a CDS encoding MBOAT family protein — protein sequence MIFSSATFALFFAAVMAMYMLARSPTQRATVLLAASIIFYASWKPAYLILLGLSVTANWFVYRGMLATRSRALMIAAITANLIVLGCFKYLALVIESALWLAHAAGADVAVQRPAWVDWVLPLGISFYTFHMLSATIDVYRGDCTRRISFRHWCLFVSFFPQLIAGPIVRVHELVAQLEELQPITWQNLRLGAFIFAGGLIKKALLADNLAPLVDALYTHPGQLDFVHAWLATLGFGMEIYFDFSGYSEMALGLACMFGVTLPLNFRFPYLARSATEFWHRWHMSLSRWLRDYLYISMGGNRGGRFNAYRNLLVTMLLGGLWHGANWTFVFWGLLHGCLLIAHRLLNSGLRVAGVAEGAWADRALSWLGWPATFVAVHFTWVFFRAPNFGDAWAICGAMLGLADPVSVVPMRAYEMVGVLVTVALALVEPRIVAFFSRNGVDWWWRVPFPLRGASYAMLVVAVVIFGGPTQKFIYFDF from the coding sequence ATGATCTTCAGCAGCGCTACTTTCGCGTTGTTCTTCGCCGCAGTCATGGCGATGTACATGCTCGCCCGTTCGCCGACCCAGCGCGCAACGGTTCTGCTCGCCGCCAGCATCATCTTCTACGCATCGTGGAAGCCCGCCTACCTGATCCTGCTCGGGCTGTCGGTGACGGCGAACTGGTTCGTGTACCGCGGCATGCTCGCGACACGCTCGCGGGCGCTGATGATCGCGGCCATCACCGCGAACCTGATCGTGCTTGGCTGCTTCAAGTACCTGGCGCTGGTGATCGAATCCGCGCTATGGCTCGCGCACGCGGCCGGGGCCGACGTCGCGGTGCAGCGTCCCGCGTGGGTCGATTGGGTCTTGCCGCTGGGCATCAGCTTCTACACCTTCCACATGCTCAGCGCGACGATCGACGTCTATCGCGGCGACTGCACGCGGCGCATCAGCTTCCGCCACTGGTGCCTGTTCGTCAGCTTCTTCCCGCAGCTGATCGCCGGCCCGATCGTGCGGGTCCACGAGCTCGTGGCGCAACTCGAAGAGCTGCAGCCGATCACGTGGCAGAACCTGCGGCTCGGCGCTTTCATCTTCGCCGGCGGGCTGATCAAGAAGGCCTTGCTCGCCGACAACCTGGCGCCCCTGGTCGACGCGCTCTATACGCACCCCGGACAGCTCGACTTCGTGCATGCGTGGCTTGCGACGCTGGGCTTCGGGATGGAGATCTATTTCGATTTTTCCGGCTACAGCGAGATGGCACTCGGATTGGCCTGCATGTTCGGCGTCACGCTGCCGCTCAACTTCCGCTTCCCCTACCTGGCGCGCAGCGCGACCGAGTTCTGGCATCGCTGGCACATGTCACTGTCGCGCTGGCTGCGTGACTATCTCTACATCTCGATGGGCGGCAACCGCGGTGGGCGCTTCAACGCCTATCGCAATCTCCTCGTGACGATGCTGCTGGGCGGCCTGTGGCACGGCGCGAACTGGACCTTCGTGTTCTGGGGGCTGCTCCACGGCTGCCTGCTGATCGCGCATCGCCTGCTCAATTCGGGGCTCCGCGTCGCGGGCGTCGCGGAAGGAGCATGGGCGGATCGTGCGCTGTCCTGGCTGGGCTGGCCGGCGACCTTCGTTGCCGTGCATTTCACCTGGGTGTTCTTCCGCGCGCCGAATTTCGGCGATGCGTGGGCGATCTGCGGCGCGATGTTGGGGCTGGCCGATCCCGTCTCAGTGGTGCCGATGCGCGCGTACGAGATGGTCGGTGTGCTGGTCACCGTCGCGCTGGCGCTGGTCGAGCCGCGGATCGTCGCCTTCTTCAGCCGCAACGGCGTTGATTGGTGGTGGCGCGTGCCCTTCCCGCTGCGCGGGGCGAGCTACGCGATGCTGGTCGTCGCGGTCGTGATCTTCGGTGGACCGACGCAGAAGTTCATCTATTTCGATTTCTGA
- a CDS encoding MBOAT family protein, which translates to MLFNSYPFLLAFLPITLLGFFVLGRLGKGVGAGWLAACSLFFYAWWDYRYLALLLGSIMGNYLAGGYIARHAGALKGRRALTLAVAANLLLLAYYKYADFFVASLNAVTGGGIPLLGVILPIGISFFTFTQIAFLADAYAGKVTEYRFVYYLLFVTYFPHLIAGPVLHHKEMMPQFDEDRNYRPDASSIAIGVTIFTIGLAKKVLIADSLADYATPVFSAQAEAPSLFIAWGGALAYTFQLYFDFSGYSDMAIGLSRLFGVRLPLNFNSPYKASNITEFWRRWHMTLSRFLKDYLYIPLGGNRHGPLRRKVNLMITMVLGGLWHGAGWNFVIWGALHGFFLAVNHAWQDASGRIPVRLPPRLARGLAVFLTFLCVVFAWVYFRAPDLGTANRFVVGMLGGWGAALPESILSHLGPLRSVLEGLGVAGYLGGGAAFAQTWLWVAAGASIAFLAPNTQEIMGHFEPALSSGALRPARTFVWQARRRDAVAVGLLLALGVLALSRPTEFLYFQF; encoded by the coding sequence ATGCTATTTAACTCCTACCCTTTCCTGCTCGCCTTCCTGCCGATCACGCTGCTCGGCTTCTTCGTCCTTGGCCGCCTGGGAAAAGGCGTCGGCGCGGGCTGGCTCGCCGCCTGTTCGCTCTTCTTCTACGCGTGGTGGGACTACCGCTACCTGGCGCTGCTGCTCGGATCGATCATGGGCAACTACCTCGCCGGCGGATACATCGCGCGGCACGCGGGCGCGCTTAAAGGGCGGCGCGCGCTGACGCTCGCGGTGGCCGCCAACCTGCTGCTGCTCGCCTACTACAAGTACGCCGATTTCTTCGTCGCCAGCCTCAACGCGGTGACCGGCGGCGGCATCCCCTTGCTCGGCGTGATCCTGCCGATCGGAATCTCGTTCTTCACCTTCACGCAGATCGCGTTCCTCGCGGACGCGTATGCCGGCAAGGTCACCGAGTACCGCTTCGTCTATTACCTGCTCTTCGTCACCTACTTTCCGCATCTCATCGCAGGGCCGGTCCTGCACCACAAGGAGATGATGCCCCAGTTCGACGAGGACCGTAATTACCGACCCGATGCGTCCAGCATCGCCATCGGCGTGACGATCTTCACGATCGGCCTCGCGAAGAAGGTGCTGATCGCGGACAGCTTGGCCGACTACGCTACGCCGGTCTTTTCTGCGCAGGCGGAGGCTCCGTCGCTGTTCATCGCGTGGGGCGGTGCGCTGGCCTACACGTTCCAGCTCTACTTCGACTTCTCCGGTTATTCGGACATGGCGATCGGCCTGTCCCGCCTCTTCGGCGTACGCCTGCCGCTCAATTTCAACTCGCCCTACAAGGCCTCGAACATCACCGAGTTCTGGCGCCGCTGGCACATGACGCTGTCGCGCTTCCTGAAGGACTACCTGTACATCCCGCTCGGCGGAAATCGTCACGGCCCGCTACGGCGCAAGGTGAACCTGATGATCACGATGGTGCTGGGCGGCCTATGGCACGGCGCCGGGTGGAACTTCGTGATCTGGGGCGCGCTCCACGGCTTCTTTCTCGCGGTGAATCACGCCTGGCAGGACGCTTCCGGAAGGATTCCCGTCCGTCTCCCGCCGCGTCTCGCGCGTGGCCTCGCCGTCTTCCTGACCTTCCTGTGCGTGGTGTTCGCATGGGTGTATTTCCGCGCACCCGATCTCGGCACCGCCAACCGCTTCGTCGTCGGCATGCTCGGCGGGTGGGGCGCCGCGCTGCCGGAGTCGATCCTGTCGCATCTCGGCCCGCTCAGGTCCGTGCTCGAAGGGCTCGGTGTCGCGGGCTATCTGGGCGGCGGGGCCGCCTTTGCCCAGACGTGGCTGTGGGTCGCTGCCGGTGCGTCGATTGCCTTCCTCGCTCCGAATACGCAGGAGATCATGGGCCACTTCGAGCCCGCATTGTCCAGCGGGGCGCTGCGGCCGGCACGGACCTTCGTCTGGCAGGCGCGTCGGCGTGACGCGGTCGCCGTCGGCCTGCTGCTGGCCCTCGGCGTGCTCGCCCTCAGCCGTCCCACCGAATTCCTGTACTTCCAGTTCTGA